Proteins from a genomic interval of Marmoricola sp. OAE513:
- the coaE gene encoding dephospho-CoA kinase, whose amino-acid sequence MTTRVGLTGGIASGKSTVSAILAELGAVIIDGDVLAREVVQKGTPGLAAVVAEFGEGILTPDGDLDRPAMGALVFGDAAARKRLEAIVHPLVFERIIDLEANAPEGSLVVHDIPLLAESGRADTFDAVVVVDVPAELQVERMVRDRGWTEDEARSRMAAQASREDRLAIASHVIENTGTLEDLRRRVTEVFEVLGGRG is encoded by the coding sequence GTGACGACACGAGTAGGCCTGACCGGCGGCATCGCCTCGGGCAAGAGCACCGTCTCGGCGATCCTCGCCGAGCTGGGCGCAGTGATCATCGACGGAGACGTCCTGGCCCGCGAGGTGGTCCAGAAGGGCACCCCCGGGTTGGCGGCCGTGGTCGCCGAGTTCGGGGAGGGCATCCTGACCCCCGACGGCGACCTGGACCGCCCCGCCATGGGTGCGCTGGTGTTCGGTGACGCCGCCGCGCGCAAACGGCTCGAGGCGATCGTGCACCCGTTGGTGTTCGAGCGGATCATCGACCTCGAGGCGAACGCCCCGGAGGGCTCCCTGGTCGTCCACGACATCCCGCTGCTGGCCGAGAGCGGTCGCGCCGACACCTTCGACGCGGTCGTCGTGGTCGACGTACCGGCCGAGCTCCAGGTGGAGCGGATGGTGCGCGACCGGGGGTGGACCGAGGACGAGGCACGATCCCGGATGGCAGCCCAGGCGAGCCGGGAGGACCGGCTGGCGATCGCGTCCCACGTCATCGAGAACACCGGGACACTCGAAGACCTCCGTCGCCGGGTGACGGAGGTCTTCGAGGTGCTGGGCGGTCGCGGGTAA
- a CDS encoding SIMPL domain-containing protein: MEPINVRVRGSHTSSYPAERGTVHCEISLQGPDPVEVMRAVTASLRDVVASVQDLHDKRSGPITWYSVDQVSTRAWIPRDRNGNDMAEVHQSSVSLEVKFSDFDELSSWVTAGSEVLGFSVGWVDWTLTSKKREAVEVKARQRAVRDARKRAQDYADALDLGQVQVRAISDPGLGFPALTQNGPDRHLELLGSVGGAEDATSSGERVLVPKNIEVGASVDAEFVLAS, translated from the coding sequence ATGGAACCCATCAACGTCCGCGTACGCGGCTCGCACACCAGCTCCTACCCGGCAGAACGCGGGACCGTGCACTGCGAGATCAGCCTGCAAGGCCCTGACCCGGTCGAGGTCATGCGCGCCGTCACCGCCTCGCTGCGCGACGTGGTCGCTTCGGTGCAAGACCTCCACGACAAGCGCTCGGGGCCGATCACCTGGTACTCCGTCGATCAGGTGAGCACCCGGGCCTGGATCCCGCGGGACCGGAACGGCAACGACATGGCCGAGGTGCACCAGTCGAGCGTCAGTCTCGAGGTGAAGTTCTCCGACTTCGACGAGCTGTCTTCCTGGGTGACCGCGGGTTCGGAGGTCCTCGGCTTCAGCGTCGGCTGGGTCGACTGGACGCTGACGTCCAAGAAGCGGGAGGCCGTCGAGGTGAAGGCGCGCCAGCGTGCCGTCCGGGATGCGCGCAAACGTGCCCAGGACTACGCCGACGCGCTCGACCTGGGACAGGTTCAGGTGCGCGCGATCTCGGACCCAGGGCTCGGGTTTCCCGCGCTCACCCAGAACGGACCGGATCGACACCTCGAGCTGCTCGGCTCGGTGGGTGGTGCCGAGGACGCGACTTCATCGGGCGAACGCGTTCTGGTGCCCAAGAACATCGAGGTGGGAGCTTCCGTCGATGCCGAGTTCGTCCTGGCGTCCTGA
- a CDS encoding AMP-binding protein — protein sequence MSTERLNPGDRVALLVPGSPTYVDVVISLLARGVVPIPLDPRLTEVERTQILADLTPSLVVTSADELVALDHGWQPGDLPQARPMHVTSGTTGTPKGVWSGVLSPTSAAALVAEERDLWGFAANDVNLVLSPLYHSAPLRFAVGTLLAGGRLVIPGAFDPETVTAAIRTERPTTMFCVPAHLQRLFTYWDETGWPDLTCFRLVAHAGAPCPDHLKRRLIEAFPPGSTWEFYGSTEGQFTACASEEWEQHLGTVGRARPGRRLSVDDDGLIWCSVPEHARFTYFNAPEKTAAAWQGDSFTVGDLGRLDEDGYLYLEGRREDLVISGGVNVYPAEVENALAEHPGVTDVAVYGIPDDDWGQRVCAAYVGTATPAELDVWARGRLAPPKRPKDYRVVAEIPRTLTGKILRRHLR from the coding sequence GTGTCGACGGAGCGCTTGAACCCCGGGGACCGGGTCGCCCTCCTCGTCCCGGGCTCGCCCACGTACGTCGACGTGGTGATCTCCCTGCTGGCGCGCGGCGTCGTACCGATCCCGCTGGACCCGCGGTTGACGGAGGTCGAGCGGACCCAGATCCTCGCCGACCTGACCCCGTCCCTCGTCGTGACCAGCGCCGACGAGCTCGTCGCGCTCGACCACGGGTGGCAGCCCGGCGACCTACCGCAGGCCCGCCCGATGCACGTCACCAGCGGCACCACGGGCACGCCCAAGGGCGTCTGGAGCGGAGTGCTCTCCCCCACCTCGGCGGCCGCCCTGGTCGCTGAGGAGCGCGACCTCTGGGGGTTCGCCGCGAACGACGTGAACCTCGTGCTCAGCCCGCTCTACCACTCGGCGCCACTCCGGTTCGCGGTCGGCACGCTGCTCGCCGGCGGTCGGCTGGTCATCCCGGGCGCGTTCGACCCGGAGACCGTCACCGCCGCGATCCGGACCGAACGCCCCACCACGATGTTCTGCGTGCCGGCGCACCTGCAGCGGCTCTTCACGTACTGGGACGAGACGGGCTGGCCGGACCTGACCTGCTTCCGGCTCGTCGCCCATGCCGGCGCTCCGTGCCCCGACCACCTCAAGCGGCGTCTCATCGAGGCGTTCCCCCCTGGTTCGACCTGGGAGTTCTACGGGTCCACCGAGGGTCAGTTCACCGCCTGCGCGAGCGAGGAGTGGGAGCAGCACCTTGGCACGGTCGGACGTGCCCGCCCGGGGCGCCGCCTCAGTGTCGACGACGACGGCCTGATCTGGTGCTCGGTCCCCGAGCACGCCCGGTTCACCTACTTCAACGCTCCCGAGAAGACGGCGGCGGCCTGGCAGGGCGACAGCTTCACCGTCGGCGACCTCGGAAGGCTCGACGAGGACGGCTACCTCTACCTCGAGGGCCGCCGCGAGGACCTCGTGATCAGCGGAGGAGTCAACGTCTACCCGGCCGAGGTCGAGAACGCGTTGGCCGAGCACCCCGGCGTCACCGACGTCGCCGTGTACGGGATACCGGACGACGACTGGGGTCAGCGGGTCTGCGCGGCGTACGTCGGGACCGCGACGCCCGCCGAGCTGGACGTCTGGGCCCGCGGACGGCTCGCCCCTCCGAAGCGCCCGAAGGACTACCGCGTCGTCGCGGAGATCCCCCGCACGCTCACCGGCAAGATCCTCCGCCGCCACCTGCGATAG
- a CDS encoding helix-turn-helix domain-containing protein — translation MLKNVAAIAFDGIAPFELGVVCEAWGIDRTEDGVPAIDFALCAPKPRVSTSMGFDLHVEHDLSRAAEADLVCVPAVKGVGAMGEDVLQVLRDTVGRGGRVLSVCSGSFVLGEAGLLDGRDCTTHWMHAERMQAEFPLANVIPEVLYVDADPIITSAGSAAGLDACLHLWRKEYGSKIASIVARRMVVPPPREGGQAQFIARPVPDCAAETLGPLLSWIAENLGEDHSVEALAQRALMSPRTFARRFRAETGATPHAWVTNQRVQAAEHLLEASDASIEWIAGEVGFGNSATMRQHFTRARGISPQGYRVSFQCSDDEQTA, via the coding sequence ATGCTGAAGAACGTCGCTGCGATCGCTTTCGACGGGATCGCCCCCTTCGAGCTCGGAGTCGTCTGCGAGGCCTGGGGGATCGACCGCACCGAGGACGGCGTCCCGGCCATCGATTTCGCTCTCTGCGCGCCGAAGCCACGCGTCTCGACCAGCATGGGCTTCGACCTGCACGTCGAGCACGACCTGAGTCGCGCCGCCGAGGCGGACCTGGTCTGCGTGCCGGCGGTCAAGGGCGTCGGCGCCATGGGCGAGGACGTCCTGCAGGTGCTGCGCGACACCGTGGGCCGCGGCGGCCGCGTCCTCTCGGTCTGCTCGGGCTCGTTCGTCCTGGGAGAGGCTGGCCTGCTCGACGGTCGCGACTGCACCACCCACTGGATGCACGCCGAGCGGATGCAGGCCGAGTTCCCGCTCGCCAACGTGATCCCCGAGGTCCTCTACGTCGATGCGGACCCGATCATCACCTCCGCCGGCTCCGCGGCCGGTCTGGACGCCTGCCTGCACCTGTGGCGCAAGGAGTACGGCAGCAAGATCGCCTCGATCGTGGCGCGGCGCATGGTCGTGCCGCCGCCGCGCGAAGGCGGGCAGGCGCAGTTCATCGCCCGCCCGGTCCCGGACTGCGCGGCCGAGACGCTCGGGCCGCTGCTCTCCTGGATTGCCGAGAATCTGGGGGAGGACCACAGCGTCGAGGCGCTTGCCCAGCGCGCACTGATGTCGCCGAGGACCTTCGCCCGCCGATTCCGGGCCGAGACCGGGGCAACTCCGCACGCGTGGGTGACCAACCAGCGGGTCCAGGCTGCCGAGCACCTGCTCGAGGCCAGCGACGCCTCGATCGAGTGGATCGCCGGTGAGGTCGGGTTCGGCAACTCGGCGACCATGCGCCAGCACTTCACCCGTGCGCGCGGAATCAGCCCGCAGGGCTACCGGGTGTCCTTCCAGTGCTCCGACGACGAGCAGACCGCCTGA
- a CDS encoding fibronectin type III domain-containing protein, whose amino-acid sequence MASLRSASACVLSVLLGAVLTAGISSAGGASADPAPQTCAPAATPDPATNPKRIMLTGDSMTNGFSGDYTWRYFFDKHLRDSGVGFDFVGGFNDLLDRYTQAADNHEYAVCGFDWDHYARGGAKLSTQVAGGSSSNVSAAVTAYRPDVVVEYYGYNDLINKNAPDGAGDTPATVVANAKLFVEQVLAVNPNATVVLATVNWAAIPNTAQQWNKALVKNAPVFNTALKTAVAQWAADGLRVVLADVNKYWLGFSDTYDGSHPNSHGEVHIAQGMEEAFHGIGIGDAPDLAQTLPLLGPQVAPTLGVTGVNGKLTLTWNNPPGAMGMVFYCREPSFSQVWTQAATLTWTAGGRVTSTGMTQCRSGAAVAAGHTYEIYARATEYYQLADVFSNIVSITVGGATTTPTVMPTATPTATATPTATVTPTPTLTPTPTPTPTTAPTKLGKVQNLSTTAGYHLVNLRWNALPGATGYRLAWRTAGTKNYAFISLKGTSAQIKNLMAGQAYEFLVRAETPMAGDYSVTRTAKAGGVVVAAPARPKLTRLAKHRIKVTWKNPGGATQYDVQYRVGSGPWHVLTSTSARTYKTRKLVKGRTYEFRIQPFHQLVQGHVSAGSRIKVR is encoded by the coding sequence GTGGCATCCCTCCGCTCCGCGTCTGCATGCGTTCTCAGCGTGCTGCTCGGGGCTGTGCTGACGGCCGGAATCAGTTCCGCCGGCGGCGCGTCCGCGGACCCTGCTCCGCAGACGTGCGCGCCGGCCGCGACGCCTGACCCGGCGACGAACCCGAAGCGGATCATGCTCACCGGTGACTCCATGACGAACGGGTTCTCCGGCGACTACACGTGGCGCTACTTCTTCGACAAGCACCTGCGCGACTCCGGGGTCGGCTTCGACTTCGTCGGTGGTTTCAACGACCTGCTCGACCGGTACACCCAGGCCGCGGACAACCACGAGTACGCCGTGTGCGGGTTCGACTGGGACCACTACGCCCGGGGTGGAGCCAAGTTGTCTACCCAGGTGGCAGGCGGAAGCAGCTCGAACGTCTCGGCGGCGGTCACGGCGTACCGCCCGGACGTCGTGGTCGAGTACTACGGCTACAACGATCTGATCAACAAGAACGCACCCGACGGCGCGGGCGACACCCCGGCGACGGTCGTCGCGAACGCGAAGCTGTTCGTCGAGCAGGTCCTCGCGGTCAACCCGAACGCCACCGTCGTCCTGGCCACGGTGAACTGGGCAGCGATCCCGAACACGGCGCAGCAGTGGAACAAGGCGCTGGTCAAGAACGCGCCGGTCTTCAACACCGCGCTCAAGACTGCCGTCGCGCAGTGGGCGGCGGACGGACTCAGAGTCGTTCTCGCCGACGTGAACAAGTACTGGCTCGGCTTCAGCGACACCTACGACGGCTCGCACCCGAACTCGCACGGCGAGGTGCACATCGCGCAAGGGATGGAGGAGGCGTTCCACGGCATCGGGATCGGCGACGCTCCGGACCTGGCGCAGACGCTCCCGCTGCTGGGCCCGCAGGTCGCCCCGACGCTGGGGGTCACCGGGGTGAACGGGAAGCTCACGCTGACCTGGAACAACCCGCCGGGGGCGATGGGCATGGTCTTCTACTGCCGAGAGCCCTCCTTCAGCCAGGTCTGGACCCAAGCAGCGACCCTGACGTGGACTGCCGGAGGTCGCGTCACCTCGACAGGCATGACGCAGTGCAGAAGCGGCGCGGCGGTAGCAGCGGGCCATACCTACGAGATCTACGCGAGGGCCACGGAGTACTACCAGCTGGCCGACGTCTTCTCGAACATCGTGAGCATCACCGTCGGGGGCGCGACGACGACCCCGACGGTGATGCCGACGGCGACCCCGACGGCGACGGCGACCCCGACGGCGACGGTGACTCCTACTCCCACGCTCACCCCGACTCCCACGCCTACGCCGACGACGGCGCCCACCAAGCTCGGCAAGGTCCAGAACCTCTCCACCACGGCGGGCTACCACCTGGTGAACCTGAGGTGGAACGCCCTGCCCGGCGCCACCGGCTACCGGCTCGCGTGGCGCACGGCGGGGACGAAGAACTACGCGTTCATCTCGCTCAAGGGGACCTCGGCCCAGATCAAGAACCTGATGGCCGGTCAGGCCTACGAGTTCCTCGTCCGGGCCGAGACGCCGATGGCGGGGGACTACAGCGTCACCCGGACCGCCAAGGCCGGCGGTGTCGTCGTCGCTGCGCCGGCGCGACCGAAGCTGACCCGGCTGGCGAAGCACCGGATCAAGGTCACCTGGAAGAACCCCGGTGGGGCCACCCAGTACGACGTCCAGTACCGCGTCGGCTCAGGCCCGTGGCACGTGCTGACCTCGACGTCGGCGCGGACCTACAAGACTCGCAAGCTGGTGAAGGGCCGGACCTACGAGTTCCGGATCCAGCCCTTCCACCAGCTCGTCCAGGGCCACGTCTCCGCAGGCTCCCGGATCAAGGTCCGGTAG
- a CDS encoding fibronectin type III domain-containing protein encodes MGNRKTLGRALAALVLSALVAAVLVTMRSTATAAIPGDPLCVAKPASVASGATKIMIAGDSITSASAGDYTWRYFLWKHLVNPNGVASPAPAAYDFVGPYSNLVQPVSPYARTSDDYNCDFDKQNAAIPGASITNYTAAQTLTGNPLVQATVIRNLTKDNGANVLVAFVGAQDLSKTGADTATADQVLARTQTMVVEAQKANAAIKVVLVTAPEDGSVAKVGEYNTKLKAQAPGWSTASSKVAVATTATGWATAALTYDRIHPNPQGEVTIAADVADALEKVGVGTAAARPLPNYAAYVGPHAPAVLAQPTINGGTANLSWTLPPGSTVSAVQRNDYTAGTGWTTFTPVIDVKAGASGPPYVSTFADTTYTPGHVYQYRIISAKGTTIWTSIGTNNPAFIAPPYVQYSTSITSNVVTVPSGATLPPTGTPTTPTATPTTPPTTTPTTTPTVTTTPTPTVTVTPTPTPTTTTTANPGKAGAVSSFSATPTVHGMALRWGTAPGAVSYYFTWQAAGDPNTYGKMVAANVHAYNISGLAAGRTYGFRVQAFGSDGEGGPLFVKLNRAPLPYALAKPSPRTTATTTHKIKVAWAAVAHASKYQVQRRPVGGSWKTYFSSTARSYKTGKLVKGKAYEFRVRAFDGAAAGPWSATVKRKAK; translated from the coding sequence GTGGGAAACAGGAAGACACTCGGGCGGGCCCTCGCGGCGTTGGTTCTCTCTGCACTGGTAGCGGCGGTGCTGGTCACGATGCGCAGCACTGCGACCGCGGCGATCCCCGGCGACCCGCTGTGCGTGGCCAAGCCCGCGAGCGTGGCGAGCGGCGCGACAAAGATCATGATCGCGGGTGACTCGATCACCAGTGCGTCCGCCGGTGACTACACCTGGCGGTACTTCCTCTGGAAGCACCTGGTGAACCCGAACGGGGTCGCTAGCCCGGCGCCGGCGGCGTACGACTTCGTGGGCCCGTACTCGAACCTCGTGCAGCCGGTCAGCCCGTACGCGCGCACCAGCGACGACTACAACTGCGACTTCGACAAGCAGAACGCTGCGATCCCGGGCGCCTCGATCACGAACTACACCGCCGCCCAGACGCTCACCGGGAACCCGCTGGTCCAGGCCACGGTCATCCGCAACCTGACTAAGGACAACGGTGCCAACGTGCTGGTCGCCTTCGTCGGCGCCCAGGACCTGAGCAAGACGGGCGCCGACACCGCGACGGCCGACCAGGTGCTTGCCCGCACGCAGACCATGGTCGTCGAGGCGCAGAAGGCGAACGCTGCGATCAAGGTCGTCCTCGTCACCGCACCGGAGGACGGTTCGGTCGCGAAGGTCGGCGAGTACAACACCAAGCTCAAGGCGCAGGCGCCCGGTTGGTCGACCGCGAGCAGCAAGGTCGCCGTCGCCACCACGGCCACCGGCTGGGCCACCGCCGCCCTGACGTACGACCGGATCCACCCGAACCCGCAGGGTGAGGTCACCATCGCTGCGGACGTCGCCGACGCTCTCGAGAAGGTCGGGGTCGGTACGGCAGCCGCGCGACCGCTGCCGAACTACGCGGCGTACGTCGGACCGCACGCGCCGGCCGTGCTCGCCCAGCCGACGATCAACGGGGGGACTGCGAACCTGTCGTGGACGTTGCCGCCGGGCTCGACGGTCTCGGCGGTCCAGCGCAACGACTACACCGCGGGCACGGGCTGGACGACGTTCACGCCGGTGATCGACGTCAAGGCCGGCGCGTCCGGACCGCCGTACGTCAGCACGTTCGCGGACACCACGTACACGCCTGGGCACGTCTACCAGTACCGGATCATCTCGGCGAAGGGCACGACGATCTGGACGTCGATCGGGACGAACAACCCGGCGTTCATCGCGCCGCCGTACGTCCAGTACTCGACGAGCATCACCTCGAACGTAGTCACGGTCCCGTCGGGGGCGACCCTGCCGCCCACGGGTACGCCGACGACGCCGACGGCCACCCCCACCACGCCGCCGACGACGACCCCCACCACGACGCCGACGGTGACCACGACACCGACTCCGACGGTGACGGTCACGCCGACTCCGACGCCGACCACCACGACAACGGCCAACCCCGGCAAGGCGGGCGCCGTGTCCTCGTTCAGCGCGACGCCGACGGTGCACGGGATGGCCCTCAGGTGGGGGACCGCTCCGGGAGCGGTGAGCTACTACTTCACCTGGCAGGCCGCCGGTGACCCGAACACGTACGGGAAGATGGTCGCGGCGAACGTGCACGCGTACAACATCAGCGGTCTGGCAGCCGGGCGCACCTACGGGTTCCGGGTCCAAGCGTTCGGCAGCGACGGAGAGGGTGGCCCGCTGTTCGTGAAGCTGAACCGCGCCCCGCTGCCCTACGCGCTGGCGAAGCCGTCCCCGAGGACGACCGCCACCACGACCCACAAGATCAAGGTCGCCTGGGCGGCGGTCGCGCACGCGAGCAAGTACCAGGTGCAGCGGCGTCCCGTCGGTGGGTCGTGGAAGACCTACTTCTCCTCGACGGCCCGGTCCTACAAGACCGGCAAGCTGGTCAAGGGCAAGGCCTACGAGTTCCGGGTGCGGGCGTTCGACGGTGCTGCCGCCGGTCCGTGGTCGGCGACGGTCAAGCGCAAGGCCAAGTAG
- a CDS encoding fibronectin type III domain-containing protein → MSVLTAALLALSSTSARAAEEKPCASSVTPGAGATKILLSGDSVTHGSRGDWTYRYFLYKQLVAAGVDVDLVGNNNWLIDPNKSTWPFCEYVDTAFDLDYTAYPGGKLADFNVSSSNTGNKPWIRYEVETRGVQVAIAVVGANDLYKGATPQQTLAQAQQYVANARLGNPDVKIVLATVPTATGANDKYAQYNTMLAAAVPQWSTPQSPIALANVMSNWGTTAYTWDQIHPNVIGEQLIAKGLTDALHALGVTPDAGVDLDPAYKVGLRKPVTNFAASLNGSAVDLSWTLPVGGSGVQVMARDTSNGVVGSWFVVKDLSWVPADFYGIGGCQQSSPCTSYKITTLQAGHSYDIDLHSEKGTAVATDLWAVKPGEDPASASLSEAAYSFTMPGTPPAPLSVPVLNAPTAGANAVALSWSAVSGATYEVRSRLAGAGTSTTVAVSATSKTIAGLDPGQSYGFQVRALRDGAASAWSDEQLATPKPAAPVLNTPAPVVGGVTVSWPAVPGADSTYNVRWRVAGSGSYTTDTVNGTSRTISGLAPGQSYGFQVQAVANGTTGDWSAEKSAAPKLETPVLSSATPGVHAATLSWSAVPGATAYRVAWRIGSGGWSFSSYAAGTTRTVSGLLPATKYEFVLQAQAGSSLSSHSAGKFAVPKANVIGQALKPTLKALAGSKVKVTWGKVPGANRYVLQYRKGTGAWKSTGYLTGTAYTTGKLTTKKKYEFRYVPYDHSVAGKVSPSSRIRTK, encoded by the coding sequence GTGTCGGTCCTGACCGCCGCCCTGCTCGCGCTCAGCTCCACCAGTGCCCGCGCGGCGGAGGAGAAGCCGTGCGCCTCGTCGGTGACCCCGGGAGCCGGCGCGACGAAGATCCTCCTCAGCGGCGACTCGGTCACGCACGGGTCCCGAGGGGACTGGACGTACCGGTACTTCCTCTACAAGCAGCTCGTCGCTGCCGGGGTGGACGTCGACCTCGTCGGCAACAACAACTGGCTGATCGACCCGAACAAGTCGACCTGGCCGTTCTGCGAGTACGTCGACACCGCGTTCGATCTCGACTACACCGCGTACCCGGGCGGCAAGCTGGCTGACTTCAACGTTTCCAGCAGCAACACCGGGAACAAGCCCTGGATCCGCTACGAGGTCGAGACCCGGGGGGTCCAGGTAGCGATCGCCGTCGTCGGGGCGAACGACCTCTACAAGGGCGCGACGCCCCAGCAAACCCTCGCGCAGGCTCAGCAGTACGTCGCGAACGCACGACTGGGCAACCCGGACGTCAAGATCGTGCTCGCAACCGTCCCGACCGCCACGGGCGCCAACGACAAGTACGCGCAGTACAACACCATGCTCGCTGCCGCGGTTCCCCAGTGGTCGACCCCGCAGAGTCCGATCGCGCTCGCGAACGTCATGTCGAACTGGGGCACGACCGCCTACACCTGGGACCAGATCCACCCGAACGTCATCGGCGAACAGCTGATCGCCAAGGGTCTGACGGACGCACTCCACGCACTCGGAGTGACCCCTGACGCGGGAGTCGATCTCGACCCCGCGTACAAGGTCGGTCTCCGCAAACCGGTCACGAACTTCGCGGCATCGCTCAACGGTTCCGCGGTCGACCTCTCCTGGACCCTGCCGGTGGGCGGGAGCGGGGTCCAGGTGATGGCGCGCGACACGTCCAACGGTGTCGTCGGGAGCTGGTTCGTGGTCAAGGACCTGAGCTGGGTTCCGGCGGACTTCTACGGCATCGGTGGCTGCCAGCAGTCGTCGCCCTGCACGTCGTACAAGATCACCACGCTTCAGGCCGGGCACTCCTACGACATCGATCTGCACTCGGAAAAGGGAACGGCGGTCGCCACTGACCTGTGGGCGGTGAAGCCGGGAGAGGATCCGGCCTCGGCGAGCCTGAGCGAGGCGGCGTACTCCTTCACCATGCCCGGCACCCCGCCGGCCCCGCTGAGCGTGCCGGTGCTCAACGCGCCGACGGCCGGCGCCAACGCGGTCGCGCTGTCGTGGTCGGCGGTCTCGGGGGCGACCTACGAGGTTCGTTCGCGGCTCGCCGGGGCGGGCACCTCCACCACCGTCGCGGTCAGCGCTACGTCGAAGACCATTGCCGGACTGGACCCGGGGCAGAGCTACGGGTTCCAGGTCCGAGCACTGCGGGACGGCGCCGCGAGCGCCTGGAGCGACGAGCAGCTCGCCACCCCGAAGCCGGCTGCCCCGGTGCTGAACACGCCCGCGCCCGTCGTCGGGGGAGTCACTGTCTCCTGGCCCGCGGTCCCCGGCGCCGACAGCACCTACAACGTCCGGTGGCGGGTTGCCGGGTCCGGCAGCTACACAACGGATACCGTCAACGGGACCAGTCGGACGATCTCCGGGCTGGCCCCGGGGCAGAGCTACGGATTCCAGGTGCAAGCCGTCGCGAACGGGACGACCGGGGACTGGAGCGCCGAGAAGAGCGCGGCGCCGAAGCTCGAGACGCCCGTGCTGAGCAGCGCGACGCCCGGCGTGCACGCGGCGACGCTGTCCTGGTCGGCGGTGCCCGGTGCGACGGCGTACCGCGTCGCGTGGCGGATCGGCTCGGGAGGTTGGAGCTTCTCCAGCTACGCAGCCGGCACGACGCGGACGGTCAGCGGCCTACTTCCGGCCACGAAGTACGAGTTCGTGCTCCAGGCCCAGGCCGGCAGCTCGCTCAGCAGCCACAGCGCGGGCAAGTTCGCGGTCCCGAAGGCGAACGTCATCGGCCAGGCGCTCAAGCCGACCCTGAAGGCGCTCGCGGGCTCGAAGGTCAAGGTCACCTGGGGCAAGGTCCCCGGTGCCAACCGGTACGTCCTGCAGTACCGCAAGGGGACCGGCGCGTGGAAGAGCACGGGCTACCTCACGGGCACGGCCTACACGACCGGCAAGCTCACCACGAAGAAGAAGTACGAGTTCCGGTACGTGCCCTACGACCACTCCGTGGCAGGCAAGGTCTCGCCGTCCTCGAGGATCAGGACCAAATAG